GGTGCACGAATGGGTCGGGCTTGTCGGTTACCGGCTCGCGGGACGAACCTCCGAATGGTTTCCCGCGCCGTAGCAGACTCAATCCTGACGCGGCAACCCCAGGCGATAGACGCCGCGAAAGTCGTTCGGATCGACCGGCTTGCCGTGGCGATAAATGATTAGCCGTCCGGATTGCGCGAGTGCGACCGCCGCGCGGCGGATCGGCGTCAGCAGCGCGTGCCAGTCGCCGCCATCCGCAATCGCGTGGGCGATTTCCGGTGCGCCGAGCGTCTTACGCCCAGCGCGCGCGAGGGTGGCGAGGATGGCGTCTTCGAGCGGAAGGGCGGATGCGGAAGAAGCGGCTGCGGCCGAATCGGACTTGGACATGACCTTGCCTTGCCGCATCGGGCCGTTGCGGGCAAGAGGCGCGGACGTTGACGGATTGGATGTTGGAGCGAGAGAGGCGGCGTGGCACAGTCGGCGGCGCAGGAGCAGCACATGAATCTGACGCTTTACATCGGCAACAAGAATTACTCGTCGTGGTCGTTCCGCCCGTGGCTCGCGATGAAGGCCGCGAACATCGCCTTCAGGGAAGTGCTGATCCCGATTTACGCCGGCGCGGACGACAAGCAGCGCATTCTCGATGTATCGCCCGCCGGAAAGGTGCCGGTGCTGACCGATGGCGACGTGACGGTGTGGGATTCGATCGCGATCATCGAATATCTGGCCGAGAAATTTCCCGGCGCCGGTCTTTGGCCCAAAGACACCGCCGCGCGTGCCCACGCCCGCGCCATCAGCGCGGAGATGCATGGCGGCTTCGGCGCGCTGCGCCGGGAATGCGGCATGAACATCCATCGTCCGATCCGCCCCAAGGCATTGTCGGACGAGGCGAGGGAGAACATCGCCCGCGTCCAGGAGATCTGGACCGGTTGCCGCGCGCGTTACGGGCAGGCGGGGCCGTTCCTGTTTGGAGCTTTCACGGCGGCGGATGCGATGTATGCCCCGGTGGTCCACCGCTTCCGCACCTATGCCATCGAGGTCTCGCAACCTGTGCGTGCTTACATGGAGGCCATGCTCGCTCACCCGGCTTTCGCGGAATGGACCGAGCAGGCGCTGGCGGAAACCCTTGTGATCG
The nucleotide sequence above comes from [Pseudomonas] carboxydohydrogena. Encoded proteins:
- a CDS encoding DUF3253 domain-containing protein; its protein translation is MSKSDSAAAASSASALPLEDAILATLARAGRKTLGAPEIAHAIADGGDWHALLTPIRRAAVALAQSGRLIIYRHGKPVDPNDFRGVYRLGLPRQD
- a CDS encoding glutathione S-transferase family protein → MNLTLYIGNKNYSSWSFRPWLAMKAANIAFREVLIPIYAGADDKQRILDVSPAGKVPVLTDGDVTVWDSIAIIEYLAEKFPGAGLWPKDTAARAHARAISAEMHGGFGALRRECGMNIHRPIRPKALSDEARENIARVQEIWTGCRARYGQAGPFLFGAFTAADAMYAPVVHRFRTYAIEVSQPVRAYMEAMLAHPAFAEWTEQALAETLVIERFEAD